The stretch of DNA TTTTCGGTCATATTTGTTTTCGTTACAAATCTGACAATTGGTAACAAAATCTTTTAACttttgaaacatttttggaaaataaaactTCCTCAAAAGTTGTAACTTATTTTCTTCAGCACCACGATGTGCACGATAATGCTCGCTTCGGATAACGTCCCATTGGTCGTCTTCTTGTTGAACATCTTGAagtattttttgacaaaaacgaATTTTTAACGATCTCTTATTACCAAAGTGTTATAGTATAGTATGAAAATGGATGCGTGACAGTTGTTTTATCTGGACCTTTCTTCAGTATTACTTGATGCTTGAAGGAGTTGAGCGGAGCTTCAGTCGAAATAATGTAAAAATCATCGCTATTCTCGGCAGAGTGCTGAGTTCCTGTCATAGAACATACCATTCTGCTTAGAGCATCAGCGACTACGTTTGTTTTTCCCGGTTTATAAATGATTTCGAAGTCGTGCTCTTCTAAATAAGCCTTCCATCTCTTAAGCTTTGCGTTTGTATTTTTAGGCGATAAAGCAAAAGTGAGAGGCTGATGGTCCGTTAGAATCTTGAATTTTGCACCGTAAAGATAGTTTCTAAAAGTTTGAAGTGCCCAGAAAATCGCTAACATTTCTTTTTCTGGAACTGAGCAATTCTCTTCTGTTTTAGATAAGGTCCTGGAAGCAAAATGTATGGGTTTATCCTTTCCCATCTCTCCTTGAGACAAGACTGCGCCGATTGCAAAATCAGAAGCGTCAGTCGTGAGAATGAATGGTTTATTGAAATCCGGGTAAATGAGAATATCAGAAGAGGAAAGTAAGCTTTTCATTTTGTGAAAGCATTGCTTTTCCTTGTcattcaatgaaattttcttGTTAGATGAGGGTACACTCTCCCCCCTTAGAAGGTTTGTCAAGggttttgcaatttttgcaaaATCTTTGACAAATCTACGGTAATAACCCATCATTCCTAAAAATCCACGAAGTTCTTTTAGGTTTTTGGGTTCTGGATAAAGAATgatagtttcaatttttttctgattcggcTTAATTCCTTCAGAACTTATTATGTAGCCAAGAAATTCAACCTCTTGATGGAGGAATTCAGATTTATCTAATTGGATTTTAAATCCTGCTTCATTCAGAGTTTTGCAAACAATATCAAGATTTTTAAGATGATCTTCTAAGTCTCTACCGAAAACTATTACATCATCGATGTAGACGTAACATATCTTTCCTATATGTTCTCTTAAAACATCATCGATTGCCCTTTGAAAGGTTGCGGGCGCATTCTTTAAACCAAATGGCATTCTAGTAAATTCATACTTGCCATTATTGATTGAAAATGCCGTTTTTTCAATGTCGGATTCTTTCATtcttatttgatgaaaacccGATGCCAAGTCTAATGTTGAGAAATATTTATGTCCTTTCAATTGGTCAATCACATAACCAATTTCAGGCATTGGATAACGATCGGAAACGGTTTTTACATTAAGTTTCCGATAGTCAATCACcattctaaattttttttcaccggAAGCATCTGCCTTTTTCGGCACGATCCATACTGGAGATGTCCAGGCTGACCGGGAGGGTCTAATTATACCGTCAGCTAATAATTTATCCACTTGTTTTTTAACCTCTTCTGCATAGGCTGCAGGATAAGGGTATACCTTCTGATGAACAGGTATGTTATCAGTGGTATTGATCAAACATTCAACGGTTGTTCCACATGTAAGTTTGGAATTTGGTTGATGAAAAACTTCGTTATGTGCATCAAGTACTTTCAGAAGTCTACTGCTTTCATTTGCTGACAAGTGGTCAGTTCTGAATAAATGATTTGATGTTGAATTTATTGAGCTGTACTGCAAAAGTGGGGCTTCCAATGTCTCGTTaccttttttcaaatgtatgacACTATTTCCAAGATCAATTTTTGcattcaaagatttcaaaatacctgttccaATAATACCTTTAAAAAATGGGTGAAatttatgaagtaaaaattgagCGGAATGGTTTATTTTCGGGTGAAAGAATATTATATCAATTGCGGATGTTGCTCTGAACGTACCATTTGCACTGGAAATGTTATCTGCTTCAAAATTGTATGGCTTAGAAATTTTATACGAATAGGCTAATTTTGGTTCAATTATATTAATGTTCGCTCCAGTATCTATCAAGAATGGGAATTCTCCAATGTTAGTTTTCAAATTAATATACGGAAGAGTTGGCTTTACCAACTCGGCTTCCAATCTAAAAAATTAGTCTGTGATGAAGAGGGTTGAGGTTCACTTTCCTGCTCAGCTGCGGTTTCCTCTGAACTTGGCTCACCAGAACAATGAGCATCAGTTAGAATTTGTTCCTCTTCCATTTTATAATGATTGTAATAATGGTCATATTCAGGTTCATAATCATAATAGTGTTGATCGTCCGTGTATTCAAGCGGATGTGCAACACGCTTGAAATTGTGTATCTGATTTGAATGTGGGTGCGGTCTTTTGTTGTCTATAGGAGGTCTGTTACCGTAGTTTATGTTGCGAGATCGGATGCTGTGATCAACCTCCATTGGTTCGGGTCTAGGTAGTGGTTTTGGAAACCAGGGCCTAGGAGGTGGTTGAAAATTTTGAGGAGAAGTTGGGAATTGAGGTCTAAATCCTTGGAAATTTTGCCTGTCAAATGGGAAGTGTTGGAACGGTTGAAAATTTCTGGGAGTCGGAATTGGAGCAAACTTCCTGGGAGGTGGTCTAGGAGGGATTTTTGAAACATCAAAGTCTCTCGGCTTGGGGATATGTATGGGATGTTCATTGCGAAATGGAGCTGATCGGGAATCCATATTCTAATAATCCAAGCAGAATTGATATGCTTGGTTCATGGTTTGTGGATTAAATGTTTTGAGGAGTTGGCACAATGGTTTCTCCAACCCTCTAATAAATGCATCTACAGatttttctctgaaaaaatCTATATGCGAATCAAtgtgtagaaaatatttctcttctgtttGAATTTGAGCTATAATCGAAGATAAGAGTTCATTAACTCTTGAATAATAACTTCCCAAACTTTCATTGCCTGACTTCTTAATGGAGGTCAGTTCGTAATCTAACGTTTTGAGATCACGTTTATCTCTATAATATAGCAGAAGGGTCTTTTTAGTGTCAGCCCAATCGTGTTTAATATTATTTGCGTTTAAAATATCGGCGGCTTCGCCTCTTATTTTTCTACGCACGGAacgttcaattaaatttatttggcCTGCGGTTGCCCCGGCGTCTCGGTACATACCAAAAACGCCTTCGACATCCATCAACCAAGCTAAAAGCTCGGTTGCCTTTCCGTCGAATGGTTGCAGATCACGGATAAAATCTGGCAACCTACCTAAATCTATAAACTGTTGCATCGTTAAAGGTGCAACAGCTGGTGCAGGGATTGGTACACCTCCTGGATTTGACATTATTCTGtcgaaataaaaattgagtCTACTCTTTTTTCGACTAATTTTTACAAAACgatttaataactattttttggaaacgcaattagcttttttgttttcactCTTGAAGAACTAAATCACTCTGTTCACTATTTTTGGTTGagaaatgaattaaaaatttcactttttcttgaaaaatcacTACACTTAGGTttctaaaaatagaaaatagaagaaTAACTTACATAAAGGACCTAGTCCTGGATATGGCCAACATCACACGTTGGACTTTTCGGTGGCTGTCCTCTGTAAACGGGGGATCTACAAGCAGGCACGTTTGGGTATCCGTTTTACTTCCGCTACTCCGGGCCAGCGGTGCCGATCGGGATCAGGTCCTCGGTGTCTTGTAGTTCGCTTTTGCGATGTGTAGTACCTGGCTCTTTGAACCAGTAATATTCGAACACAACCTGGCTCTTTGAACCAATAAAAACACTTTAATCAAGATTTTGGTTGCACTAATTTTTTCTTAAGAGTTTTGCACTACACTAAACACTTTATACAATTCCCGCTTTAGAGGATCTCGCCGGAGCCTCCAGTTAAGATTTCACGGACGTGATAATCTTTTTAAAAAACGCGACCACACTTGTCGATAGCCTAGCACTAACTAacttttatttgattatttaaatttttctacaGTTCATAATGCAAAGTTGCAGTTTCGTGCCTCTGCTTATCCACGCCGAAAACTGCCAAAGTTTATTGATCCAAAGTTGTCGTCAGCATACTTCGATGACCCCGTTCTGCTGGCTCGATTGCCAACGACCGCCAATGTTGTTGTCAGCAAATTGTTGCTGTCGCCGCCCGGGTACCTCCGTTGCTAACTCGCGGtaccaaaaaactttttttttatatatttacaaATAATCTGGCtatgtaagggagtaaaaagtcccccaaaccaaatcaccagctgtatggaaaatattgtatagggtactaaataaaacattttggcaatagtaccatatatttgagtccttatatggtacaccatatgatctatggtgaaaaaggaaccttttcgtttttttcacgtcattctcaatagctttgagacaacaatatgaaaaaaaatatgaaagtcTTACTTAGGTAAgatcttacttaggtgtatcgatcaatattttcaaacaattttttcatccaaaaatccaacactaaaaaaattttgaaattaatttttatctttattttaaattaaattttatttttttttattttgacattcaatactactctagtttgtattcaaatttcttcctacgtctattttaggtatatgagatttttttccgaaTGTTTGGAGtgttttcgcggtacaaaaaaaaaagtatatatattttcgaaattttgaaaaaaatattactctgaTTACtcttttactctaatttttatttaaatgcgttcgtatgtgttgtttttccacatgtagcgtattttttttcttgaattttaagAGGGTTGCgcgaagaaaaaattgtttttttttgcatttttaatttattttgaatttagagacccattactgctctaatattttttaaattttgtttttcatatgtctaaattttgtcggtatatttagagcattgcactgtacaactttttttctcgtatcttaaaatatatgagattatctttacattggatttagaaggtttaccaaattcatcagCATGATAGAGCTctgtaagaaaaaaataaagtccttgtggaaagatcattcggattaatgagaagaacacttaaaaaaatccgatttgcttttataaatatttagatcttacaattgaaaacacgaatacaataaaatgatcgatttcaaaaaaaataaaaaaaatgcatacgatgaagaaaattatttttgtgcgcCGCAATGctattaaaaattcaggaaaaattacgccacatgtagaaaaaagacacgtacgaacgcatttaaataaaaatttgagcagatgtgggtctcaaagttatattttttttcaaaatttcgaaatgccacaaaatctataacatttttttgtactgtgtatttattttttttattattagatgaaaaaatagtttgaagatatttatcaatcttgaaaagccgtaggagcacatttaaatatgaattagagtagtattgaatctctaaatccctaaattttttttttcaaaatttcaatattttttagtactaaaatttttgatgaattttttttttgacacaccgtagtaagatgcacatttagtatttttttcaaatttttatctcggatcttttgaggatggcgtgaaataaacgaaaaagtacgtttttcactatagatcctacgtcaaaccacataggggttcaaataaaccaccaaaattaattatttaatattctttacattctttattatagtgatttggtttgggggcactttttactcccttatccggccaggccctttatctttatattttttatattacaagggaaacatttaaaaaattgaatttttcatgaaatacaccatttatattgttgaaaaaactgcatgatcttacacagtgAATCCTTAATAGAACGCTCACAGTGGAAAACATTTGcattttcaacaaatttaaaCAGAGTTTTCTGTCAGCGCTTCAAAATCGTggttttctacataaaaatgattcccaaattaatattgtacatttttagcagcccaaaaaaaattggagtattgccagatactttAGAAGTCTTTGACTGTGCaaaatattaaagtaatatTCGAACCCcggcggaaaaaaatatttttgcggGTGGCAATATAGGTgacacggccttataaagggttaaacgAATGGAAAAAATAGACATAACAATAGAATAATAAAGAAATAggatacattctgtcaaatatttaCTGGGAATTTgggtttttaaagaaaatggtttatttatcataaaaaaaattctatcgCCTTCTAAATGGAATCCCTTCTGAAGCgatacactttttccaacgaacaatccagtcgTATAAAtactttttatagctgtattcatgAATCACCTTtagttcacgcagcgaattcgaTTTTTATGTCATTGATGTAGTCAAAACGGGTTCCACGAAGCGATAACTAGAGCTCggaagtaggaaaaaatcacTATCAAGTCTCGTCGCCAGTAATTATACGCtggatgaacgtgggatcagaatttgatcgttcaagcatgtttTCAGCCACTTGtatgcgatgatttttttaagaaaattaagttcatttggcactagtcgtgctgagacttttctcatgcccaaaacatcagCCAAAATgtgacgaacggtctcgtgagtGATATTTAATTCACGGCTTAGTTCTCTCAAACATAAATGATgatttccgagcaccattcctTTTATTTGGTCAATGTTTTCATCGATTGAAGAGGTTAATGGTCGTCTTTGGCGTGGCAATTGCTCATCTCTCCTTGGCTGTCTTTGAATGATTACACCATTTATACACCCGTTTGTTCGACATACGTATTCTGCAACATTTCCAACGTGTCGGTACAAGAAAGTTTGTTTGCAACATAcaattttacataatatatttgGCTAATAGtattatccatatcaaaaatcatCAACCAAGAAAAGTTAACTTATTcctaatgacgctgtaaacaaaccaaatgtCAGATCGCACTCTAAATTGACGTTAATATCACTGATAGTAgcaccaaattaaaaaaataattaaaatgttCATCGGGAAGATTTCAAATtataaattcccggtatatattcgaCAGAATGTATTGCATGTTCCGTTACAAAATGGTTTTATGACCAGAATATTGCTGTAATGAGCTCATCAGCTCAATCAGGTTTGAATTTTATCGAGAGCTCTTGCTCTTGTGAATTTTTTATAGTCATGCTCTTGTCGATTCCTGTACCTTTTTTTTGGTGAACTTTTATTGTCTCATGAAAGAACTTGGAAAAATGTATGTAGAATTGAACCGTTCATTAATATTTAATTTGCTCTCgtatttcatcagttctcattaccgttatctatttactgttattgcttggtaagtatttcgcagttgactataaaatataatcaagtataatgtaattttcttttataaaattacaaaataaagtgtcggAAATTTGAATCGAACTTTTTCCTTACGATTCATATTTTGGACAGTTGAAATTCGTGATACTATAATGTGAGTTTTCAGgcttaaaatattttgaaatcttgTATGAATaatacaaatgtttttcaactacaGACCCGCAGAGAGGTATGAGGGAAGCTTAATAATTAGTGGACAATGTACAACTGGATGACTTTCTAACAAAAGAAACGTTGAATCATTCCTATGTTGCCGTGTATCCTGGCACTCATCAACTCACGGTAAAAGTAAGCCTTACGGTACTCCTGCAGTGGCCACAAACGAGTTCTGGGATATGTTGTATAAAGAAGTAGAACATGCgaatctgttttctgcatcaaatgccttaagtgtccgaaatatgattcagaacgttaccttttccaaaattttttggGTTTGTTAACATGTTTCCGGGcatatttatttttcttgttgataaacggaagttttttttgtgaatctgTTCTTGAGTCCATGCTAAGCTAGTCTGCGTCGTACTATCATGGTCGATTATGCCAACGAGAGGTTTTCCTGAATGACTTTGACTGATACTTTTGGAGATTCCTTCATTTCCCGGATGATTTGTTGATCTGTCTGTTGCAGATGATTGTGAACAACAAGTTTACGGACTTGCATGCTAATTTCCTTCCGCCAATTTTGACTTTGCTGAAAACTCTCCTTGTAAACAACTACAATCGAATTTTATGTGCCAACGTAAACAGCATTTGATTATATCGCGTCAACTGAATCACTGAAAGGTTGCAAATAATATTGCACAGCTCTAGCTGTCATAACATGTAGAAACGAGGGGTTACTCAAaggttttgaatgattttaatatataattttttgggGATgggttttttatttttgtcattttgtcacaCTTTAAAGAAGTTATGTAAggaagtaaacaaaatctaacaaaaatgataaaacttgttaattacttgaaagagtAATAGTTAATATACAATTTCATGAAATTACAGTAATAGTTTTTGATGAAACAGTAcagaaattgagaaaagttttTCAACATGCAGTGTGGGCTTTTTATGCCTATCACTGTAGACATTGCTGTAGATCACAGAGGATTTTACCTATTCCCAAACACGGCTAATGATAACTTAACGTTGGCGAGTCATTTCAAAttgaattcattgaaaaaaaaacgtatcaagaaaattaattttaactgattaattgattaaaatttggcATTGTATCCCAGAATAAATGCGTTGAACTCAAGAAAAAAACTAATTACCTTACGAAACACCAAATCTCCTCGATTTACATAACGTTAATGAAGGGTGATAAACTTACATTAATGAACCTAACGATTTAAACCATTGTAAATCTTCTTGTTTACGCAATTTCGCCCTAATGCCGATCAATTGTATGGGTTTTCCGTACCCTCACGATAATACCGGCCAATTGTTCATTAAATAACAAATCAGCTGGATTTAGTTACCACGAGCACCTACCTGTGGAATACTGAGCAGGAACGACAGCGAGTAGGCAGCTAGCAGGAACCGGTGGCAGCGGCGGGCTGTATTGAACGACTTCATTGGATATTTGACCGCAACCCATCGGTCGACTCCGACCAGTACCAACACGTAGGTCGACAGATATAGGCTAAACATTTGCAGCATTTTGAACAGCTTGCAGGCGACTGTTCCCGCCACCCACTCGACAGTGTAGCTCCAGCCAGCTTCACCGATGATGCAGAAACAGGTGACCAGCAGATCCGCTATCGATAGGTGAAATATGAGCGAGTAGATGGCACTCCAGTTGTGTCTGACCAGCCGCCGAAACTTACGGTTCTTCTGTATGCTCCACATTGTGGAAATATTACCGAGTAGCGAAACGATTGCCATCGCCGTGAGGACAAACACTCGGATTACGCTAGATTTGGAAAACGTTGGCGCGTGGCCCAAACAAAAGACACCCGGATGACTACTACTGGTACCATCGGAGGAGTAGGTGACATTCAGCAAGCTGCACTCTTCCagcgatagagaaatattcgtTGTGATATTAGCTTTCATAATATTCGCCACCACCGATGACAGTGCTGGCAAATGGTGAGAGATGTTCGTCCAACTGCTATTATCGGCAGGGAATCCGCCGACTGGGACAAATCCCGGCAGATCTGTAGGTAGGAAAACCACTCCCGGCGGTTGAGGAAATGCTAGGGTGGACGTTGTATAGTTTTCTGATATGGAACCATTTCCACCGTGGAGTAAATCGTACAGGATGGATGATAGATTTGCAGCCATCGTGGTTGATCTCCCTCTAGCCACCACTCCCCATGAGCTCCACGGGGCCACCGAGCGGCCAACAGTTTCGACGAGATTAGGATTTTACGGGAGGATTGGCTGGAAATAGAAGAAATTAATGCACACGATGAATGCTATGCGTAGTGATTTCGAGTAATTTTATCGAATTTCACGACTGAGTTGCAATAAATTCGAAAG from Toxorhynchites rutilus septentrionalis strain SRP chromosome 3, ASM2978413v1, whole genome shotgun sequence encodes:
- the LOC129776777 gene encoding gonadotropin-releasing hormone receptor isoform X2 codes for the protein MAANLSSILYDLLHGGNGSISENYTTSTLAFPQPPGVVFLPTDLPGFVPVGGFPADNSSWTNISHHLPALSSVVANIMKANITTNISLSLEECSLLNVTYSSDGTSSSHPGVFCLGHAPTFSKSSVIRVFVLTAMAIVSLLGNISTMWSIQKNRKFRRLVRHNWSAIYSLIFHLSIADLLVTCFCIIGEAGWSYTVEWVAGTVACKLFKMLQMFSLYLSTYVLVLVGVDRWVAVKYPMKSFNTARRCHRFLLAAYSLSFLLSIPQSMIFRVAKGPFVEDFYQCVTHGFYTERWQEQLYTTFTLVFMFIIPLIILIGTYLSTFRTISSSEKMFRMETSTVDRSFYRRSDNNRQRLIHKAKMKSLRISVVIVVVFIVCWTPYYIMMVLFMFHDPTDSLGEDLQTGIFFFGMSNSLINPLIYGAFHLIPIRRRHNQYNQHVRMATTIYHSSTNSTCNCHSRNISSCEVPNLLPKMTLTDRNRTWRRKFH